One genomic region from Candidatus Bathyarchaeota archaeon encodes:
- a CDS encoding DUF4443 domain-containing protein — protein MIGNEGPVGRIRLSEVLRLGEGTTRTLIKRLKDIGLIKISKLGIELSPSGRKILNELKSKIVQSANVSKNPLTVGTYNVGILIRDSAHKVRYGVEQRDAAIKVGAKGATVLIFKDGRLSAPAVSSDVEKDWPEVARQILKIFRPAENDVIVIGSADTEVKAEEGARAAAWILLEDY, from the coding sequence GTGATTGGTAATGAAGGTCCAGTAGGACGGATAAGACTTTCTGAAGTTCTTAGGCTAGGAGAGGGAACTACTCGGACATTAATCAAACGCCTAAAGGACATCGGCTTAATCAAAATTTCTAAGTTGGGTATTGAACTTTCGCCAAGTGGAAGGAAAATCCTCAATGAATTGAAGTCAAAGATCGTGCAATCCGCAAATGTTAGCAAAAATCCCCTGACAGTTGGAACCTATAATGTTGGGATCCTAATTAGAGATTCCGCTCATAAAGTTCGGTATGGTGTAGAGCAACGTGATGCCGCAATAAAAGTTGGGGCGAAGGGGGCGACTGTGTTAATATTTAAGGATGGGCGTTTGTCTGCGCCTGCAGTGAGCAGTGACGTTGAGAAGGACTGGCCGGAAGTTGCGAGGCAGATTTTGAAGATTTTTCGCCCGGCGGAGAATGATGTTATTGTGATCGGGAGCGCTGATACCGAGGTTAAGGCAGAGGAAGGTGCGAGGGCTGCGGCTTGGATCTTATTGGAAGACTATTAG
- a CDS encoding DNA-directed RNA polymerase subunit D, with protein MEIKILEKTDTRVVFTVRGISTPFANALRRIMIAEVPTMAIDDVIVVENSSAVNDEVIAHRLGLIPLKTDLDTYLLPEECTCHSELGCNRCRVALTLEAAAGESTRTVYSGEIKSENPEVVPISDKIPIVKLAPGQRIRMELYARLGKGKTHAKWQPVSACSYKYFPAINVAVKRCDACGECVAICPKHILKIVDGKLRVENLLQCTLCGECVKRCPKKPPAIKVESEPDAFIFFVESTGALPVERIVSEAARILLTKIEEFIAQASKLGESNA; from the coding sequence TTGGAGATTAAAATCTTAGAGAAAACTGATACCCGCGTAGTCTTTACGGTTCGTGGAATCTCCACTCCATTTGCCAATGCTCTCCGCCGCATTATGATCGCTGAGGTTCCAACTATGGCTATCGATGACGTGATAGTTGTTGAGAACTCATCTGCGGTAAATGATGAAGTCATTGCGCATCGGCTTGGGTTGATCCCGTTGAAAACCGACCTTGACACCTACCTTCTTCCTGAAGAGTGCACATGTCATAGTGAACTAGGATGCAATCGTTGTCGTGTGGCATTAACTCTGGAGGCTGCTGCTGGTGAATCTACGCGCACCGTTTATTCGGGTGAAATCAAATCCGAGAATCCTGAGGTAGTTCCAATTAGTGATAAAATTCCAATAGTCAAACTAGCTCCTGGTCAGCGAATCAGGATGGAATTATATGCTCGCCTGGGAAAGGGAAAAACACATGCAAAGTGGCAACCGGTCTCGGCGTGTTCTTACAAGTATTTTCCAGCAATTAACGTTGCTGTGAAAAGATGCGATGCTTGTGGCGAATGCGTCGCGATATGCCCAAAACATATTCTGAAAATTGTAGACGGGAAGCTTAGGGTTGAAAATCTGTTACAATGCACTTTATGTGGTGAATGTGTGAAACGTTGTCCCAAAAAGCCTCCGGCGATTAAGGTGGAAAGCGAGCCTGATGCCTTCATATTTTTCGTTGAGTCTACTGGTGCCTTACCTGTTGAACGAATTGTATCTGAAGCGGCTCGAATACTGCTGACAAAGATCGAAGAGTTCATCGCCCAAGCGTCTAAATTGGGGGAATCCAACGCGTGA
- a CDS encoding 50S ribosomal protein L18e, which produces MQRVTGMPTNPELIRLIRVLKKAANKNGAAIWRDLAQRLSKARSRRVAVNLSRINRYSTSGETILVPGKVLGAGIIGHPVKVAAFQFSEQAKLKIAKAKGKCLTIEELMEKNPRGSNVKIIG; this is translated from the coding sequence ATCCAACGCGTGACCGGGATGCCAACGAATCCTGAATTAATTAGATTAATTCGTGTCCTCAAAAAGGCTGCGAATAAGAATGGGGCAGCTATTTGGCGAGATTTAGCGCAGCGGCTTAGTAAAGCGAGATCTCGGAGGGTAGCTGTTAACCTCAGCCGAATTAATCGCTATTCAACTTCAGGTGAAACCATTTTAGTTCCTGGCAAGGTTTTAGGAGCTGGAATAATCGGTCATCCAGTCAAAGTGGCAGCATTCCAATTTTCTGAGCAGGCGAAGCTCAAAATCGCTAAAGCTAAGGGTAAGTGTCTTACAATCGAGGAGTTGATGGAAAAAAATCCGCGGGGATCAAATGTTAAGATTATTGGGTGA
- the rplM gene encoding 50S ribosomal protein L13, with protein MSKHEENIVIFDAAGLILGRVASVAARLLQAGKTVVVINAEKSVISGRPKSVIKAAKEFLEVKGRADPRSGPFHPRRPDEIVRRTIRGMLPWDKPKGKTAYRRLRVYIGFPEELKKGRVETIQDASATKLRCPFITVGELAKELGWKPVGE; from the coding sequence ATGTCGAAACATGAAGAAAATATTGTCATATTTGATGCTGCTGGACTTATTTTAGGGAGGGTGGCTAGTGTTGCTGCCCGGTTATTGCAGGCAGGTAAAACCGTCGTAGTCATTAATGCGGAGAAAAGTGTGATTTCCGGTAGGCCTAAAAGTGTAATCAAAGCTGCGAAAGAATTTCTTGAGGTTAAGGGTCGCGCAGATCCAAGGTCAGGGCCTTTTCACCCAAGGCGTCCTGACGAAATTGTTAGACGAACAATTCGGGGGATGCTGCCTTGGGATAAACCAAAGGGCAAAACTGCTTATCGTCGATTGAGAGTATACATTGGTTTCCCTGAGGAACTTAAAAAAGGTAGGGTTGAGACAATTCAAGATGCTAGCGCTACTAAACTTCGGTGTCCATTTATTACAGTTGGGGAACTTGCAAAGGAGCTTGGTTGGAAGCCAGTTGGTGAATAA
- a CDS encoding 30S ribosomal protein S9, translating to MPVAKRRVLLLSGKRKTAIARVVMRPGKGRVRINNIPIEVYQPEVAREKIREPLLLSGDAWKDVDIAVKVRGGGFMGQAEAARMAIARAIVEWTRSHEVKRAFTDYDRTMLAGDPRRTEPKKFGGPSARTRRQKSYR from the coding sequence ATGCCTGTTGCGAAGAGACGGGTTTTACTATTAAGCGGTAAAAGAAAGACTGCAATTGCAAGAGTAGTAATGCGTCCAGGAAAGGGGCGGGTTCGGATTAATAATATTCCGATTGAGGTTTATCAACCTGAGGTGGCTCGGGAGAAAATTCGAGAACCTTTACTCCTATCTGGGGATGCATGGAAGGATGTGGATATCGCTGTAAAGGTTCGGGGAGGCGGCTTTATGGGGCAGGCTGAAGCTGCACGGATGGCTATTGCCCGTGCTATTGTGGAGTGGACAAGGAGTCACGAGGTAAAGCGGGCCTTCACTGACTATGATCGAACTATGCTTGCTGGTGATCCTCGTCGAACTGAACCTAAAAAATTTGGAGGTCCAAGCGCCAGAACACGCCGTCAGAAAAGCTATCGGTAA
- a CDS encoding DNA-directed RNA polymerase subunit N yields MMVPVRCFTCGAVIGDKWEEFSRRVKNGESAGKVLDELGVKRYCCRRMLLSHVDIIDEVLKFYEEAERRKGELR; encoded by the coding sequence ATGATGGTTCCCGTGCGTTGTTTTACCTGTGGGGCAGTTATTGGTGATAAATGGGAAGAATTTTCTAGGCGTGTTAAAAATGGGGAAAGCGCTGGTAAGGTTCTTGATGAGCTTGGGGTGAAACGTTATTGCTGTCGCAGGATGTTGTTATCTCATGTTGACATCATCGATGAAGTCCTGAAATTTTATGAAGAGGCTGAGAGAAGAAAGGGGGAGCTTCGTTGA
- the eno gene encoding phosphopyruvate hydratase produces the protein MKGQTNAPTVIEDVRGRIIFDSRGSETLEVDVITMGGFGRAAAPAGKSVGRFEVASYPARGINHAVRQVEEVIAPELIGMNADEQEIIDNLLHEIDGTANFSNIGGNTAYAVSLAVAEAAASSRGIPLFQHLAGVTANEFPHPLGNVLCGGKHAGRRAPDIQEFLVLPINIKSFVEAVEANIKVHSEVRRLIEKVDLSFTGGKGDEGGWAPNLDNEKALELVVKACETISDETGVEVRPALDFASSTIWDAKKERYVYSRDGIERDQGQQIDYVKYLIQKYRLSYVEDPLHEEDYVGFTQLTKEVKKCLICGDDLFTTNKERLERGIKAGAGNAIIIKPNQIGTLTDAYATVKLAKNAGYIPVLSHRSGETVGAHLSHLAIAFGCPIIKTGVVGGERLAKLNELIRIEETLGSRAKVARLEVLD, from the coding sequence ATGAAAGGGCAGACCAACGCACCGACTGTTATTGAAGATGTGCGGGGTCGAATAATCTTCGACAGTCGAGGCTCAGAAACTCTTGAGGTTGATGTTATTACCATGGGAGGGTTTGGCAGGGCGGCTGCTCCAGCAGGGAAGAGTGTTGGAAGGTTCGAGGTTGCTTCTTATCCTGCTCGGGGGATCAACCACGCTGTACGGCAGGTTGAAGAGGTTATCGCTCCAGAGCTTATTGGAATGAACGCGGATGAACAGGAAATCATCGACAATCTTCTTCATGAAATTGATGGAACCGCAAATTTCTCGAATATTGGGGGGAATACTGCCTACGCTGTTTCACTGGCTGTAGCTGAAGCAGCAGCATCTTCGCGGGGAATTCCACTTTTTCAACACTTAGCTGGAGTTACTGCTAATGAATTTCCTCATCCTCTGGGCAATGTACTCTGCGGTGGAAAACATGCTGGCAGAAGGGCACCTGACATTCAAGAATTTTTAGTTCTCCCAATTAACATTAAGTCGTTCGTTGAAGCTGTTGAAGCAAACATTAAAGTCCACAGCGAAGTTCGAAGGTTAATCGAGAAAGTTGACCTGAGTTTTACTGGCGGAAAGGGAGATGAGGGAGGCTGGGCTCCTAATCTTGATAATGAAAAAGCCCTGGAGCTTGTGGTAAAGGCTTGCGAAACTATTTCTGATGAGACTGGGGTGGAAGTCAGGCCAGCCTTAGATTTTGCATCGTCCACGATTTGGGATGCCAAAAAGGAACGATATGTTTACTCCCGAGATGGAATTGAACGAGACCAGGGTCAGCAAATAGATTATGTGAAGTATTTAATTCAGAAGTATCGGCTAAGTTATGTTGAGGATCCGCTTCATGAGGAAGATTATGTCGGCTTTACTCAACTCACGAAGGAAGTTAAAAAATGTCTGATTTGTGGAGATGACCTTTTCACAACGAATAAAGAGCGTTTAGAGCGTGGAATAAAAGCGGGGGCTGGGAATGCTATAATCATAAAACCGAATCAGATCGGAACTCTTACTGATGCGTATGCAACTGTTAAACTTGCAAAGAATGCGGGTTATATCCCGGTTTTGTCGCATCGCTCTGGGGAGACGGTTGGTGCACATTTATCTCATTTAGCCATCGCGTTTGGATGTCCCATTATTAAAACTGGGGTGGTTGGTGGGGAAAGATTAGCTAAGCTTAATGAGTTAATTAGAATTGAAGAGACTCTTGGTAGTAGGGCAAAAGTTGCAAGGTTGGAGGTTTTAGATTAA
- the rpsB gene encoding 30S ribosomal protein S2 — protein sequence MAAAATTELLLPIDTLLSAGIHIGTRIKTKDMEPFIFRVRPDGLFVLDVKKTDERIRAAAKFIARFEPPRVVVTSARLYGRVPVKKFCEITGATVILGRFMPGLFSNPSYSGYIEPQVLIVTDPKADKQAVSEASVVGVPVIALCDTDNTFADIDFAIPTNNKGRRALATVYWLLARQVLRERGELPPDGNLPVSIDDFETKLAETEEATEESQSS from the coding sequence ATCGCGGCTGCGGCTACTACTGAACTTTTACTGCCAATTGATACACTACTTTCTGCGGGTATTCACATTGGTACACGGATTAAAACTAAGGATATGGAGCCGTTTATTTTTCGCGTGAGACCCGATGGGCTTTTCGTATTAGATGTGAAGAAAACGGATGAGCGGATAAGGGCTGCGGCGAAGTTTATCGCACGATTCGAGCCCCCTCGAGTTGTTGTGACCTCCGCTCGTCTATATGGAAGGGTCCCTGTAAAGAAGTTTTGTGAAATTACTGGGGCCACCGTCATATTAGGGCGTTTCATGCCCGGACTTTTTTCAAATCCGTCCTATTCCGGGTATATTGAGCCGCAAGTTCTTATTGTTACTGACCCGAAAGCGGATAAGCAAGCGGTTTCAGAGGCTTCTGTTGTCGGTGTACCAGTCATTGCTCTTTGTGATACCGACAATACGTTCGCTGATATTGATTTCGCAATTCCTACAAATAATAAAGGTCGGCGAGCGTTAGCAACTGTATATTGGCTTCTGGCTAGACAGGTTCTCAGGGAGAGGGGTGAACTTCCTCCGGATGGTAACCTCCCAGTTTCAATTGATGATTTTGAAACCAAACTGGCTGAGACGGAGGAAGCTACCGAAGAATCTCAATCGTCTTAA
- the amrB gene encoding AmmeMemoRadiSam system protein B has product MKVRRPCQAGAFYAGSPTALHAEIEECFLHRLGPGKLPKLQETGPRRILALISPHAGYMYSGPVAAHSYYALALDGKPALIVILGPNHTGLGSGISIMADGSWKTPFGNVEVDKEVAEKILRASKLIDVDDTAHAYEHSIEVQLPFLQYLYGSAFRFVPICMMLQDLETSQEVGAAIANAVSGIDVVLIASTDFSHYVPQLEADRNDHLALDAILKLDEVQLQSVVETYNISMCGYGPVTAVITAAKQLGASSANLLCYRTSGDVTGDRSAVVGYAAVSIVK; this is encoded by the coding sequence ATGAAAGTGAGGCGTCCATGCCAAGCTGGGGCATTCTACGCAGGCAGTCCCACAGCTTTGCATGCGGAGATCGAGGAATGTTTTCTACATCGTCTTGGTCCTGGTAAACTCCCGAAACTTCAAGAGACTGGGCCGAGAAGGATTCTAGCGTTAATCAGCCCACACGCTGGTTATATGTATTCTGGTCCTGTTGCAGCCCATTCGTATTATGCTTTAGCGTTAGATGGAAAACCTGCCCTTATTGTTATTTTAGGTCCTAATCATACAGGCTTGGGCAGCGGTATTTCGATTATGGCTGATGGTAGTTGGAAGACCCCTTTTGGCAATGTTGAAGTCGATAAGGAAGTTGCGGAAAAAATTTTGCGCGCTTCAAAATTGATTGATGTTGACGATACTGCTCACGCATATGAGCATTCAATTGAGGTTCAACTTCCATTTCTCCAATACCTCTATGGATCAGCTTTCAGGTTTGTTCCCATTTGCATGATGTTGCAAGACTTGGAAACAAGTCAGGAGGTTGGAGCGGCTATTGCTAATGCCGTGTCAGGGATAGACGTGGTTCTTATCGCCTCCACCGATTTTTCACATTATGTGCCTCAACTTGAAGCTGATAGAAATGATCACCTAGCTTTAGATGCTATTTTAAAACTGGATGAAGTCCAATTGCAATCAGTTGTTGAAACATATAACATTTCTATGTGCGGTTACGGTCCTGTGACGGCAGTGATAACCGCTGCAAAACAGTTGGGCGCTTCCTCTGCCAACCTCCTCTGTTACAGGACTAGTGGCGATGTGACAGGGGATCGCTCGGCAGTTGTGGGTTATGCGGCTGTTAGTATTGTCAAATAA
- the mvk gene encoding mevalonate kinase encodes MKVYASAPGKVILCGEHAVVFSEPAIVMAINKRAFVSVELRSDNAIYISSKDLNLSGYFTGRRFKSEGDESEAARKLRPIWVAVRKTLELSNKNHGVNVFIHSEIPSSMGLGSSAAVAVATVAAVGRAIGLRISKGEICSVAHEAEKIVHGQASGIDTNVSTYGGIIAFRRDEGFVRLETHANISIVIGNTKIERSTGDLVQHVYRLRELYPNVVNPLIHAIGHISVMAAEALRRGNLSQLGSLMNINHGLLVAIGVSHEKLDQLVAVARKAGALGAKLTGAGGGGCMIALTTPGKTKLVADALSRAGGDPLIIRGSAGGVRTWIA; translated from the coding sequence TTGAAGGTTTATGCCTCAGCTCCTGGCAAAGTAATTCTTTGTGGTGAGCACGCTGTTGTTTTCTCTGAACCAGCTATTGTTATGGCGATTAACAAGCGTGCCTTCGTTTCCGTGGAGCTACGTAGTGATAATGCGATTTACATTTCCTCTAAGGATCTAAATCTTTCAGGTTATTTTACAGGCAGGAGGTTTAAGTCTGAAGGTGACGAGAGCGAAGCTGCTAGGAAGCTTCGACCAATTTGGGTCGCGGTTAGAAAAACATTGGAATTATCAAATAAAAATCACGGGGTGAACGTCTTCATTCATTCTGAGATTCCTTCATCTATGGGGTTGGGATCTTCGGCTGCCGTTGCCGTTGCAACAGTGGCAGCAGTTGGGCGAGCGATTGGACTGCGAATTTCTAAGGGGGAGATTTGTTCGGTTGCCCATGAGGCTGAGAAAATTGTTCACGGTCAAGCATCTGGGATTGACACTAACGTTTCGACTTACGGTGGGATTATCGCGTTTAGACGTGATGAAGGTTTCGTTCGATTGGAAACGCATGCTAATATCTCTATAGTTATTGGGAATACAAAAATAGAACGATCAACCGGAGATCTCGTCCAGCACGTTTACCGGTTGAGGGAACTTTATCCTAACGTTGTTAATCCATTAATTCATGCTATTGGACACATTTCGGTTATGGCTGCAGAAGCTTTGCGTAGGGGCAACCTTTCTCAGCTTGGTAGCCTCATGAATATCAACCATGGCTTACTTGTTGCAATTGGAGTCTCACATGAAAAGTTAGATCAACTGGTAGCTGTGGCGAGAAAGGCAGGAGCACTTGGTGCGAAGCTTACTGGCGCTGGCGGTGGAGGGTGTATGATTGCGCTTACAACGCCTGGTAAGACAAAACTTGTAGCTGACGCACTTTCTAGAGCTGGAGGAGATCCTTTAATTATCCGTGGATCAGCTGGAGGTGTGCGGACTTGGATAGCTTAA
- a CDS encoding isopentenyl phosphate kinase family protein, giving the protein MDSLTILKLGGSVVTKKDKPFTPDLEAIDRLAIEIAKAGVKPLIIIHGGGSFGHPVAEEYKLKEGYRRASQILGFTKTRQAMTTLNGYIIDALIRYRIPAVAVQPSACTITKEGRIFHIDVKPMLMMLKTGFVPVMYGDAVPDLTLGFTILSGDQLIANLASALSAKRVIVGVDVDGLYTADPKLDPNAQLIVSLNFEELNRVKLAMSGSTSLDVTGGMLGKVTELMSVVKRGVEVIIVNASMPNRVYQALLNEDVVGTTLRFR; this is encoded by the coding sequence TTGGATAGCTTAACTATCCTTAAGCTCGGAGGTAGCGTTGTCACAAAGAAGGATAAGCCGTTTACTCCTGACCTAGAGGCAATAGACCGATTGGCCATAGAAATTGCAAAAGCGGGCGTTAAACCGCTTATAATTATTCATGGTGGTGGATCATTCGGTCACCCTGTGGCAGAAGAGTATAAACTTAAGGAGGGTTATCGGCGCGCTTCCCAAATTTTGGGCTTTACGAAAACGAGACAGGCGATGACTACTCTTAACGGGTACATTATTGATGCGCTCATCCGCTATCGCATCCCAGCGGTTGCCGTTCAACCCTCAGCATGTACCATTACAAAGGAGGGACGTATATTTCATATTGACGTGAAGCCGATGTTAATGATGCTTAAAACTGGTTTCGTGCCGGTTATGTATGGCGATGCAGTTCCAGATTTGACGCTAGGTTTTACTATTTTGTCAGGGGACCAACTGATCGCAAATTTGGCTAGCGCTCTTTCTGCCAAACGGGTAATAGTTGGCGTTGATGTTGACGGGTTATATACCGCCGATCCAAAACTTGATCCAAATGCGCAACTCATTGTCTCTCTGAATTTTGAGGAATTAAATCGCGTCAAGTTAGCCATGAGTGGCTCAACATCTTTAGATGTTACTGGTGGAATGCTTGGAAAAGTTACTGAGTTAATGTCGGTTGTAAAAAGGGGTGTTGAGGTAATCATCGTAAACGCTAGTATGCCTAATCGCGTGTATCAAGCTCTACTGAATGAGGATGTTGTAGGAACAACGTTGAGGTTCAGGTGA
- the fni gene encoding type 2 isopentenyl-diphosphate Delta-isomerase, whose protein sequence is MASKQTEERKLNHLEICLRKNVQARLVSTGFEDIQLIHRALPEINFGEVNTAIEIFGHKLSAPLIIAAMTGGTAQAAKINSVLAEAAEQLGLGIGVGSQRVAIENSNLTYTFRIVREKAPTAFLIANIGCPQLTRGYGLKEAEAAVKMIEADALAIHMNPLQEAIQAEGETSYRGVLAKIEEICRGISVPVIAKETGAGVAAEDAKALESVGVKGIDVGGAGGTSWAAVEYYRALGARNLLHQRLGKTFWDWGIPTAVSLIEVKHSTGLTVIATGGMRTGVDVAKALALGADAVGLALPLLKPSLHGLKTLVTKLQFIIEELKTAMFLVGVTEVRDLQKVPVVITGRSAEWLRARGFQVEEFGGRRL, encoded by the coding sequence TTGGCATCCAAGCAAACTGAAGAAAGAAAACTTAACCATCTTGAGATTTGTTTGAGAAAAAATGTTCAGGCAAGGTTGGTTAGCACAGGGTTTGAAGATATTCAGCTGATCCATCGGGCTTTACCGGAAATTAATTTTGGGGAGGTTAATACCGCTATCGAGATCTTTGGGCATAAGCTTTCCGCTCCCTTAATTATCGCTGCGATGACAGGCGGAACAGCCCAAGCTGCTAAGATTAATTCAGTGCTTGCGGAAGCTGCGGAGCAACTTGGACTTGGAATAGGTGTGGGGAGTCAGAGGGTTGCAATTGAAAATTCAAATTTAACTTACACTTTTAGAATTGTTAGGGAAAAAGCTCCTACGGCCTTTTTAATTGCGAATATTGGGTGTCCACAGTTAACTCGGGGGTATGGTCTAAAAGAAGCTGAGGCAGCGGTTAAAATGATTGAAGCCGATGCCTTGGCCATTCATATGAATCCCTTGCAAGAAGCCATTCAAGCTGAGGGAGAAACAAGTTATCGGGGAGTTCTGGCAAAAATTGAGGAAATTTGTCGTGGTATATCGGTTCCAGTTATTGCAAAAGAAACTGGTGCGGGAGTGGCTGCTGAGGATGCGAAGGCCCTTGAAAGCGTAGGAGTGAAGGGGATAGACGTTGGGGGAGCGGGTGGAACCAGTTGGGCTGCAGTAGAATATTATCGGGCATTAGGGGCTCGAAATTTGCTTCATCAACGTCTCGGCAAAACATTTTGGGATTGGGGAATTCCAACAGCTGTAAGTTTGATTGAAGTGAAACATTCCACAGGGTTAACCGTTATTGCTACTGGTGGAATGCGCACTGGAGTTGATGTTGCTAAGGCTCTCGCCTTAGGAGCTGATGCTGTTGGACTTGCGCTTCCGCTTCTTAAACCATCCCTCCATGGACTTAAGACATTAGTTACTAAACTCCAATTTATAATCGAAGAGTTGAAAACAGCAATGTTTCTGGTAGGTGTCACTGAGGTTCGTGACTTGCAAAAGGTGCCTGTTGTGATAACTGGGCGGTCGGCTGAGTGGCTTCGCGCTAGGGGATTTCAAGTTGAGGAATTTGGAGGTCGGAGATTATGA
- a CDS encoding polyprenyl synthetase family protein produces MMSESLSNQLNEVSRKVNAIIERVMKTEKEPRMLYAAAQHLMKAGGKRLRPFLVLKACELVGGREESALSSAVAVELLHNFTLIHDDIMDRDEKRRGVPTVHTLWGEPLAITAGDLLFAKVFEVILRYSDPKYLSPEKIIQILKTLSIATIAICEGQALDIEFERRENVSEEEYFTMIGGKTASLFKAAAESGAIVGGGSPEQIRRLGIYAYNSGLSFQIADDVLGLTANEEALGKPVGSDIKEGKKTILIVHALKHATLEQRRNILAAMGNRAATSDQIERVIEIIRSLGSIEYATQKAVELITVAREQLNFFPDVPAKRALLELADFLVVRKY; encoded by the coding sequence ATGATGAGCGAATCCCTTAGCAATCAATTAAACGAGGTTTCGAGGAAGGTAAATGCAATTATCGAGAGGGTTATGAAGACTGAAAAAGAACCAAGGATGCTCTACGCTGCTGCTCAACACCTAATGAAGGCGGGAGGGAAACGACTTCGCCCGTTCCTTGTATTAAAGGCGTGTGAGTTGGTGGGTGGGCGAGAAGAAAGTGCGTTGTCATCCGCTGTCGCAGTTGAACTTCTTCACAACTTCACGTTGATACATGACGACATAATGGATCGTGATGAAAAACGTAGGGGTGTTCCAACGGTGCATACATTATGGGGTGAGCCGCTTGCTATAACGGCTGGCGACCTACTCTTTGCAAAGGTTTTTGAGGTTATCCTCCGTTATAGTGATCCAAAATATCTTTCTCCGGAGAAAATCATTCAGATTTTGAAGACCTTGTCGATTGCAACTATTGCTATTTGTGAAGGGCAAGCACTTGATATTGAGTTCGAACGTCGTGAGAACGTTTCAGAAGAAGAATATTTCACGATGATTGGTGGTAAAACTGCTTCTCTTTTTAAGGCCGCAGCGGAATCTGGAGCAATCGTGGGAGGAGGTTCGCCTGAGCAAATTCGCAGGTTGGGTATCTATGCCTACAATAGCGGTTTGTCCTTTCAAATAGCTGATGATGTTTTAGGTCTGACGGCAAATGAAGAGGCTTTAGGAAAGCCTGTTGGGAGTGACATTAAGGAAGGTAAGAAAACCATCCTGATTGTTCACGCGTTAAAACATGCTACCCTCGAACAGCGGAGAAATATTTTAGCAGCGATGGGAAACCGAGCTGCCACTAGCGATCAGATTGAGCGGGTAATTGAAATTATTCGTTCGCTTGGTTCAATTGAGTACGCTACCCAAAAGGCGGTGGAATTGATAACAGTTGCGAGAGAGCAACTTAATTTTTTCCCAGATGTACCAGCTAAGAGAGCGTTACTAGAATTAGCAGATTTTTTGGTTGTACGAAAATATTAG